In Limosilactobacillus sp. WILCCON 0051, a single window of DNA contains:
- a CDS encoding isochorismatase family cysteine hydrolase, whose product MANEALLIIDYTNDFVADDGALTCGQAAQALDEHITQLADDFIKAGKWVYLPTDVHQPNDPYHPESRLYPPHNIKGTWGRELYGRLGKWYRKHQDDEHVVLLDKTHYSSFCGTPLDLRLRERKVDTVHLAGVCTDICVLHTAIAAYDLNYQIVVHEKAVATFDPAGQVWAMKHFKNVLNARIED is encoded by the coding sequence ATGGCAAATGAAGCATTGCTGATTATTGACTACACCAATGATTTTGTGGCTGATGACGGCGCGCTGACTTGTGGCCAGGCTGCTCAGGCTTTAGACGAGCACATTACGCAATTGGCAGATGATTTTATAAAGGCTGGCAAGTGGGTCTATCTGCCGACTGACGTTCATCAGCCAAATGACCCGTACCATCCTGAAAGCCGGCTTTATCCACCACACAACATCAAAGGAACCTGGGGACGCGAACTGTACGGCCGGCTTGGCAAGTGGTATCGCAAACACCAAGATGATGAGCATGTCGTTTTGCTGGATAAGACGCATTACTCATCGTTTTGCGGGACACCGCTTGATCTGCGGCTGAGGGAAAGAAAAGTTGACACGGTGCATCTGGCAGGTGTCTGCACGGATATCTGCGTTCTGCACACGGCGATCGCGGCATATGATCTGAACTATCAAATCGTGGTTCACGAAAAAGCCGTTGCGACCTTTGATCCAGCTGGCCAGGTCTGGGCGATGAAGCATTTTAAGAACGTTTTGAACGCTCGGATAGAAGATTGA
- a CDS encoding nicotinate phosphoribosyltransferase, with product MAMSEELLTDLYEFSMANGYYATLPHDQEAVFDVFYRNVPDNGSFVIAAGLAQVVEALQNFHFTDDDISYLRSLNLFSAGFLDYLANLKFSCTVRAIPEGTPVFPREPMLTVKGPLLQCQLLETFVLNILNHQSLIATKSRRICAAAEGRAVMEFGARRAQGPDASVFGARAAVIGGCTSTSNCLAAKKFGLQAAGTMAHSWIESYPDELTAFRAWAQVYPDSASLLVDTYDVLKSGVPNAIKVFKELRAAGHEPIGIRIDSGDLTQLATKARQMLDEAGFENAKITASNALDETVIQALLKEGAPLDNFGIGEKLITSSTSPVLSGVYKMAALKVDGQWQPKIKLSNSREKVTLPGDKMVYRLYRKDAPDQAFADVIALADEKLPEKLLAINADPLATDDEIELTDFVAKPLQLEVVGANASSIETDVMRLQASMKRQLAQLPKATQRLINPDVYQVYLTPKLFELQQRLIKEHHQKAQA from the coding sequence ATGGCAATGTCTGAAGAATTATTGACTGATCTGTATGAATTTTCAATGGCGAATGGCTATTATGCGACCCTGCCGCATGATCAAGAAGCGGTTTTTGACGTCTTTTACCGCAATGTCCCCGATAATGGCAGCTTCGTCATTGCGGCTGGATTGGCTCAAGTCGTTGAAGCGCTGCAGAATTTTCATTTTACGGATGATGACATCAGCTATCTGCGTTCATTGAATCTATTTTCGGCTGGCTTTTTGGACTATCTGGCTAATTTAAAGTTTTCCTGCACGGTCCGAGCAATTCCTGAGGGGACGCCGGTATTTCCTCGCGAACCAATGCTGACGGTCAAAGGGCCATTGCTGCAGTGTCAGCTGCTGGAGACGTTCGTATTGAACATCTTGAATCATCAGTCGCTGATTGCCACTAAGTCGCGGCGGATCTGTGCTGCTGCTGAAGGTCGTGCGGTCATGGAATTTGGCGCGCGGCGGGCACAGGGGCCAGATGCCTCAGTCTTTGGTGCAAGAGCGGCGGTAATCGGCGGATGTACCAGTACCTCTAACTGTCTGGCAGCTAAGAAGTTTGGACTGCAGGCAGCTGGGACGATGGCACACAGCTGGATTGAAAGCTACCCTGATGAACTGACGGCTTTTCGCGCTTGGGCACAGGTTTATCCAGACAGTGCCTCGCTGCTGGTTGACACCTATGACGTTTTGAAGAGTGGGGTACCAAATGCAATCAAGGTCTTTAAGGAATTACGAGCTGCTGGTCATGAGCCGATTGGCATTCGGATTGATTCTGGCGACCTGACCCAATTGGCAACCAAGGCCCGGCAGATGCTGGATGAAGCTGGATTTGAAAATGCCAAGATTACGGCTTCCAATGCTTTGGATGAAACGGTGATTCAAGCATTGCTAAAAGAAGGTGCACCGCTGGACAACTTTGGTATTGGCGAAAAATTGATCACCAGCTCGACTTCGCCGGTCTTGAGCGGGGTCTACAAAATGGCAGCGCTCAAGGTTGATGGCCAATGGCAGCCAAAGATCAAGCTCAGCAACAGTCGTGAGAAGGTTACGCTGCCAGGCGACAAAATGGTCTACCGGCTTTACCGAAAAGATGCGCCGGACCAAGCCTTTGCCGATGTGATTGCTCTGGCTGATGAAAAACTGCCCGAAAAGCTCTTGGCTATTAATGCCGATCCGCTGGCAACTGACGACGAGATCGAGCTGACCGATTTTGTTGCCAAGCCATTGCAGCTGGAAGTAGTCGGCGCTAATGCCAGCTCGATTGAGACCGATGTAATGAGACTGCAGGCATCGATGAAACGTCAATTGGCACAGCTCCCTAAGGCTACGCAGCGCTTGATCAATCCTGATGTCTACCAGGTCTACCTGACGCCAAAGCTGTTTGAGCTTCAGCAGCGGCTGATTAAAGAACATCATCAAAAGGCTCAGGCTTAA
- a CDS encoding DUF1934 domain-containing protein, with the protein MSIKSIVPVKVSLKTKMTQDGKSDHYHFEEDGQFVTLENGQHYLRYVEHQGSQATPVQFRLAPDEIHLIRSGAQKTHFRFANGSEHLTHYQTEYGRIALRVVTNRLDADLNLAAIAGHVEICYQLLMQDQLIGNYQIQLQFGA; encoded by the coding sequence ATGTCTATCAAATCCATTGTACCCGTTAAGGTCAGCTTAAAAACAAAAATGACTCAGGATGGCAAAAGCGATCATTATCATTTTGAAGAAGATGGCCAATTCGTTACGTTGGAAAATGGCCAGCATTATTTACGCTATGTCGAGCATCAGGGCAGTCAAGCCACGCCGGTTCAGTTTCGGTTAGCGCCGGATGAGATTCATCTGATTCGCAGCGGCGCGCAGAAGACGCATTTTCGCTTTGCCAATGGCAGCGAGCATCTGACGCACTATCAAACAGAATATGGTCGAATTGCCCTGCGTGTCGTTACCAATCGCTTGGATGCCGATTTGAATCTGGCAGCCATCGCCGGTCATGTTGAGATCTGCTATCAGCTGCTGATGCAGGATCAATTAATCGGCAACTATCAGATTCAATTGCAATTTGGCGCGTAA
- a CDS encoding HD domain-containing protein, translating into MTFKDEQLPREKVFRDPIHGTIIVDNQIILDLIDTPEFQRLRRIKQLGTSSMTFHGAEHSRFGHCLGVYEITRRICNLFQRNYPQQAPQDGLWNDQERPVALCAALLHDLGHGPYSHTFEHIFHTDHEQITRRIITSESTNINRILRRVGNDFPQKVASVIDHTYQNPQVVQMISSQVDADRMDYLQRDSYYTGTNYGKFDLDRVLHMMRPVKDGIAFEINGMHAVEDYILSRLQMYLQVYFHPVSRSMEVILDHLLMRAKWLYQHPSQYQPEFMPRLLMPFFNGHYDLNDYLTLDDGVLTTYFIHWMNSSDRILSDLAQRFINRRPFKSAVYDQQTRSMLPKLRELIATAGFDVDYYTAVDSSYKLPYDTYNPQDSKPQTQIELIYPNGELIELSQISTLVASVSGREAGDQRFFFPREMLTQQNDIEIFEPIYEAFQHCIKNNQVVAN; encoded by the coding sequence ATGACATTTAAAGATGAACAGCTGCCGCGCGAAAAAGTCTTTCGTGACCCGATCCACGGTACGATTATCGTTGACAATCAAATCATTCTTGATCTGATTGATACGCCGGAATTTCAAAGACTGCGTCGCATCAAGCAGCTCGGCACCTCTTCAATGACCTTTCATGGCGCCGAGCATTCCCGTTTTGGTCATTGCCTGGGCGTTTATGAGATCACGCGCCGCATCTGCAACCTTTTTCAGCGCAACTATCCGCAGCAGGCGCCCCAAGATGGATTATGGAACGATCAAGAGCGTCCCGTAGCCCTTTGCGCAGCACTGCTTCACGATCTGGGACATGGGCCTTACTCGCATACGTTTGAACATATCTTTCACACTGACCACGAGCAGATTACGCGGCGCATCATCACCAGTGAATCAACCAATATCAATCGCATTCTGCGCCGCGTCGGCAATGATTTTCCTCAAAAAGTCGCCAGCGTGATTGATCACACCTATCAAAATCCACAGGTGGTTCAGATGATATCAAGTCAAGTCGATGCTGATCGGATGGACTATCTGCAGCGCGATTCGTACTATACAGGCACCAATTACGGCAAGTTCGATCTCGATCGCGTTCTGCACATGATGCGGCCGGTCAAGGATGGCATTGCTTTTGAGATCAATGGCATGCACGCTGTTGAGGACTATATTCTCAGTCGGTTGCAGATGTATCTGCAGGTTTACTTTCATCCGGTTTCACGCTCTATGGAAGTCATCTTGGATCACTTGCTGATGCGGGCCAAGTGGCTTTATCAGCATCCAAGTCAATACCAGCCTGAGTTCATGCCGCGACTGCTGATGCCGTTTTTTAACGGTCATTATGACTTGAATGACTATTTAACGCTTGACGATGGCGTTTTGACTACTTATTTTATTCATTGGATGAATTCAAGCGATAGAATCTTAAGCGATCTGGCCCAGCGCTTTATCAACCGGCGGCCATTCAAATCCGCCGTCTATGATCAGCAGACCCGTTCCATGCTGCCCAAGCTGCGTGAATTGATTGCCACGGCCGGCTTTGACGTCGACTATTACACCGCCGTCGACTCCAGCTATAAGCTGCCTTATGATACGTACAACCCGCAAGACTCAAAGCCGCAAACGCAAATTGAGCTCATCTATCCAAATGGCGAGCTGATTGAGCTGTCACAGATCAGCACGCTGGTGGCAAGCGTCTCAGGCCGAGAAGCCGGCGACCAGCGCTTCTTCTTCCCGCGTGAGATGCTGACTCAGCAAAATGACATCGAGATTTTCGAACCAATCTATGAAGCCTTTCAGCACTGCATTAAAAACAATCAAGTCGTTGCCAATTAA
- a CDS encoding NUDIX domain-containing protein has protein sequence MSEEIIARPLITITNIIWSFNRQTHEMQLLLIKRSEAPFKDAWALPETLLRSTESADDAALRLIKDKIGLEVRSTATEQLATFTAPHRSVGERALALAYMTFLPAMPKLKPGYGAVAAEWFAFENFGHHYLLSDGRHRFDLSNTSQALAFDHDQIVTTAIQRIRNKLDYQPTVLQVLGPTFTLKEAREVYAPFWQLTADQIDNSNFRKTHHHLFKEVGTATIRKRSGRPPKIYSLASLPNPLERSKVDNN, from the coding sequence ATGAGTGAGGAAATCATTGCCCGTCCGTTGATTACGATCACCAATATCATCTGGAGCTTTAATCGGCAGACGCATGAGATGCAGCTGCTTTTGATCAAGCGGTCTGAAGCGCCGTTTAAAGATGCCTGGGCGCTGCCGGAAACGCTGCTGCGGAGTACGGAAAGTGCCGATGATGCCGCATTGCGCTTGATCAAGGATAAAATCGGGCTTGAGGTTCGATCAACGGCAACGGAACAATTGGCAACGTTTACCGCGCCGCACCGATCAGTCGGTGAGCGGGCATTGGCGTTGGCGTACATGACTTTTTTGCCGGCAATGCCTAAGCTTAAGCCGGGATATGGTGCCGTTGCTGCTGAATGGTTTGCCTTTGAGAATTTTGGCCATCATTACTTATTGAGTGATGGCAGGCATCGGTTTGATCTTTCGAATACCTCACAGGCACTGGCGTTTGACCATGATCAAATCGTTACTACGGCCATTCAGCGCATTCGCAACAAATTGGACTATCAGCCAACGGTTCTGCAGGTATTGGGACCTACGTTTACGCTTAAAGAGGCACGCGAGGTCTATGCGCCATTTTGGCAGCTGACGGCAGATCAGATTGATAATTCAAATTTCCGCAAGACGCACCACCATCTTTTTAAAGAGGTTGGGACAGCAACGATTCGCAAGCGCAGCGGTCGACCACCCAAGATATATTCGCTGGCGAGCTTGCCAAATCCGTTGGAAAGGAGTAAAGTTGACAACAATTAA
- the rpoE gene encoding DNA-directed RNA polymerase subunit delta, which produces MDLKVFDGQDKSELSMIEVAHAILAYHGEAMAFADLTNEVQQYLGKSDEEIRERLPQFYTDLNVDGSFISLGDNTWGLRAWYPYESIDEATVGENEEEEDRPKKKRRKVNAFLAGADDDDDVIDYDNDDPEDDDLADVDDEDDGDGEEEDYDNPDYDEDNPLADDDEDTNLEDQLSSENFDDEDDVEDDDDEE; this is translated from the coding sequence TTGGATTTAAAGGTTTTCGATGGCCAAGACAAGTCGGAACTGTCCATGATCGAAGTAGCGCACGCTATTTTGGCTTACCATGGTGAAGCAATGGCGTTCGCTGATTTGACCAACGAGGTTCAGCAATATCTTGGTAAGAGCGATGAGGAAATTCGAGAACGGCTTCCTCAGTTCTACACGGACCTGAACGTCGATGGCAGTTTTATTTCCCTTGGTGACAATACTTGGGGCCTGCGTGCATGGTACCCATACGAATCAATCGACGAAGCCACGGTTGGCGAAAACGAAGAAGAAGAAGATCGTCCAAAGAAGAAGCGTCGCAAGGTCAATGCCTTCTTGGCAGGGGCTGATGATGACGATGACGTTATCGACTACGACAATGATGACCCAGAAGATGACGATCTGGCCGACGTTGATGATGAAGATGACGGCGACGGCGAAGAAGAAGATTACGACAACCCAGATTACGATGAAGACAATCCACTCGCCGATGACGATGAGGACACCAATCTGGAAGATCAGCTCTCATCAGAAAACTTTGATGATGAAGATGACGTTGAAGACGATGATGACGAGGAATAA
- a CDS encoding CTP synthase, with product MTKYIFVTGGVVSSLGKGIIAASLGRLLKNRGLKVAIQKFDPYLNVDPGTMSPYQHGEVFVTDDGTETDLDLGHYERFIDNNLNKYSNVTTGKIYSEVLHKERRGDYLGRTVQVIPHITDAIKDKIKRAGESTDAEIVITEIGGTVGDIESQPFMEAIREMKKDAGAENVLYIHATLIPYLHAAGEMKTKPTQHSVRELRGLGIQPNILVVRTEAPVTDSMRKKIAMFCDVDENAVIESRDVKVLYEIPLKLQKQGMDQLVVDHFGLDVPEADMRDWTNMIHHIETGLTNTVTIAMVGKYTDLQDAYISVNEALRHAGYPVNAKVKIDHFNSEDINDENVAEKLGKYDGILVPGGFGSRGVEGMIAAIKYARENDVPYLGICLGMQTACIEFARDVLGYKDANSTEFNPNTEHNIIDLMPDQEDVENMGGTQRLGSYPCKLKAGTKAAAAYDNKTMIHERHRHRYEFNNEYREAMEKAGLVISGVNPDRNLVEVVELPKNKFFVAAQYHPEFLSRPNRPEGLFAAFVKAAAENQK from the coding sequence ATGACTAAATACATTTTCGTAACTGGTGGGGTTGTTTCATCATTAGGCAAAGGGATTATCGCGGCATCTCTGGGTCGATTGCTGAAAAACCGGGGTCTGAAAGTGGCCATTCAAAAGTTTGACCCATACTTGAACGTGGACCCTGGGACGATGAGCCCTTACCAGCACGGTGAGGTTTTCGTTACTGATGACGGTACGGAAACTGATTTGGACTTGGGACACTACGAACGGTTCATTGACAACAACCTCAACAAGTATTCCAACGTTACGACCGGTAAGATCTACTCAGAAGTATTGCACAAGGAACGGCGCGGCGACTATCTGGGACGGACGGTTCAAGTAATTCCGCACATTACGGATGCTATTAAAGACAAGATCAAGCGGGCCGGTGAAAGTACGGATGCTGAAATCGTGATCACCGAAATCGGTGGGACGGTTGGCGATATTGAATCACAGCCATTCATGGAAGCCATTCGGGAAATGAAAAAGGATGCCGGTGCCGAAAACGTACTCTACATTCACGCTACGCTGATTCCATATCTGCATGCCGCGGGCGAAATGAAGACTAAGCCAACTCAGCACAGCGTTCGCGAACTGCGTGGTCTGGGCATTCAGCCTAACATTTTGGTCGTACGGACGGAAGCACCGGTTACTGACAGCATGCGCAAAAAGATCGCCATGTTCTGTGACGTTGATGAAAATGCCGTTATCGAATCCCGCGATGTCAAGGTATTGTACGAGATTCCGCTGAAGCTGCAAAAACAGGGCATGGACCAGCTGGTAGTCGATCACTTTGGCCTTGACGTTCCAGAAGCCGACATGCGCGACTGGACCAACATGATTCACCACATCGAAACTGGTCTGACCAACACGGTAACGATCGCCATGGTTGGTAAGTACACTGATCTGCAGGATGCCTACATTTCAGTTAATGAGGCATTGCGTCATGCCGGCTACCCAGTCAATGCCAAGGTTAAGATCGATCACTTCAACTCTGAGGACATCAATGACGAAAACGTTGCCGAAAAGCTGGGTAAGTACGATGGAATCCTGGTACCAGGCGGATTTGGCTCACGTGGGGTTGAAGGGATGATTGCTGCCATCAAGTATGCTCGTGAAAACGACGTGCCATACCTGGGGATCTGCCTTGGGATGCAGACGGCCTGCATTGAATTTGCCCGCGACGTGCTGGGCTACAAGGATGCCAACTCAACTGAATTTAATCCAAATACTGAACACAACATCATTGACCTGATGCCGGATCAAGAAGATGTTGAGAACATGGGCGGCACGCAGCGTCTCGGCTCCTACCCATGCAAGCTTAAGGCCGGGACCAAAGCAGCGGCTGCCTATGACAACAAGACGATGATTCATGAACGGCACCGTCACCGCTATGAATTTAACAACGAATACCGTGAAGCCATGGAAAAAGCTGGTCTGGTGATCTCGGGGGTTAATCCAGATCGGAACCTGGTTGAAGTCGTTGAGCTGCCTAAGAACAAATTCTTCGTAGCGGCTCAGTACCACCCAGAGTTCCTGTCACGGCCAAACCGTCCCGAAGGCTTGTTTGCCGCATTTGTTAAGGCGGCTGCCGAAAATCAAAAATAA
- the yidA gene encoding sugar-phosphatase → MSIKLVAIDIDGTLINDQRQITPQTVAAINEATKRDVRIVLCTGRPMTGVKAYVNQLGLADSASEYVICYNGALAQATDGTVLAHYTVDFDDYIDFESYCRKQDVSSIIETSDYIYTPNQDINPYTVYESNLVSMPLRYRSMDQLNHMRDSITIGKAMMTDEKEKIDAALANMPQELSDRFRVVRSEDFYLELINKQTSKGVALSALTDKLNLTADNVMAIGNAQNDESMIEFAGTGVAMANSIPHTLQMADVVTENDNNHDGVAEAIEKYVLNA, encoded by the coding sequence ATGTCTATTAAACTTGTCGCGATCGATATCGATGGTACGTTAATCAATGACCAGCGTCAGATCACCCCACAAACCGTTGCCGCAATCAATGAAGCCACTAAGCGCGATGTCCGGATCGTTTTATGTACCGGTCGTCCGATGACTGGCGTGAAAGCCTATGTCAACCAGCTGGGGCTCGCCGATTCCGCAAGCGAATACGTTATCTGCTATAACGGTGCTTTGGCCCAGGCGACTGACGGTACCGTTTTGGCTCACTACACGGTTGATTTTGACGACTACATTGATTTTGAATCCTACTGCCGCAAGCAGGACGTTTCATCAATTATCGAGACCAGCGACTATATCTACACGCCTAACCAAGACATCAACCCATACACGGTTTATGAATCCAATCTGGTATCCATGCCATTGCGCTACCGCAGCATGGATCAGCTGAACCACATGCGCGATTCGATTACGATTGGCAAGGCCATGATGACTGACGAAAAAGAAAAAATCGATGCCGCTTTAGCCAACATGCCTCAAGAACTCAGTGATCGTTTCCGAGTCGTTCGCAGTGAGGACTTCTACCTAGAGCTGATCAACAAGCAGACCAGCAAGGGCGTGGCCTTATCTGCCCTGACCGATAAGCTGAATCTGACCGCTGATAACGTTATGGCAATCGGCAACGCGCAAAACGATGAATCAATGATTGAATTTGCTGGAACCGGCGTGGCAATGGCCAACTCGATTCCGCATACGCTGCAGATGGCCGACGTCGTTACCGAAAATGACAATAATCATGATGGCGTCGCCGAAGCTATCGAAAAATACGTTTTAAACGCCTGA